Proteins encoded by one window of Gemmatimonadota bacterium:
- a CDS encoding CopG family transcriptional regulator, with protein MELSKKTTILFSPELHRRLTSLAAKRHVSLGELVREACEAHYGIAGSPERSEAVRALGAMHLPVGTPSSMKQESQPDPGDSLP; from the coding sequence ATGGAGCTTTCTAAAAAGACCACCATCCTTTTTTCCCCGGAGCTGCACCGCCGCCTCACGTCATTGGCGGCAAAAAGACATGTGAGCCTGGGCGAGCTGGTGCGCGAGGCATGCGAGGCGCACTACGGGATTGCCGGCAGCCCCGAGCGAAGCGAAGCCGTACGCGCGCTTGGCGCAATGCATCTGCCGGTTGGCACACCGTCGTCCATGAAGCAGGAGTCCCAACCCGATCCGGGAGACAGCCTGCCATGA
- a CDS encoding type II toxin-antitoxin system VapC family toxin codes for MILVDTSVIMYAAGADHPHKLPSVSLLERIASGEVEATIDAQVLQEILHRYRAIKQWNDGRRVYDLTRQLFPNVLPVTAAIMDRARRILDADPRLMARDALHAAVVMVEGMEAVCSYDRDFDRIMGIVRRQPTA; via the coding sequence ATGATCCTCGTGGACACCAGCGTAATCATGTATGCAGCTGGCGCCGACCATCCGCATAAGCTGCCGAGCGTGTCGCTGCTCGAGCGCATAGCAAGCGGCGAAGTCGAAGCAACGATCGACGCTCAAGTGCTGCAGGAGATTCTCCATCGGTACCGCGCAATCAAGCAATGGAACGATGGACGACGCGTTTACGATCTCACTCGCCAGCTCTTTCCAAACGTGCTGCCAGTGACTGCTGCCATCATGGACCGTGCACGCAGGATACTCGACGCGGACCCGCGGCTGATGGCGCGGGATGCGCTTCACGCAGCGGTGGTAATGGTCGAAGGAATGGAAGCGGTGTGCAGCTACGATCGCGACTTCGATCGCATAATGGGAATCGTGAGACGGCAACCAACAGCGTGA
- a CDS encoding insulinase family protein, which translates to MIPRPGNKLRAQIISLSLGACIAWLCVACASAPPERAMSVITAEGRLAPLDSVTVSYDVAGIRVIQRPNYANDAVAVNIYLLGGTRQLTEATQGVESLLLHDGEYGTQKYPGSDWRAAWGLTGSRLVIDPEADWTVYGFRGIRQEFDASWDAFADRLMHPTLSSSSLKISRARLVADSRLESDEPDVYIEKLADSVAFAGQPYGLNPDGTEATLAALDSATIAKYEEQIVKSRLLLVVVGNVTRAQVEAAVSRTLAALPAGNYTWTLPSVPNASNSTINLRSRILPTNYVVGIFRGPDAASPSSPAFRVAVALLSTGMTDAIREERGLSYAANAIWIERGATAGAIYVSTAAPTTVLPLISKQMDDIRHIPGPVNLHNFTDQFIVEYFADNMTNAGQADFLARAQLYQGDYRKASQAMEDLRHVSSDDVRDVATRYFNHIHFVYLGDTTRVDRKAFAGF; encoded by the coding sequence ATGATACCTCGGCCCGGTAACAAGTTGCGCGCGCAAATCATCTCACTGTCGCTTGGCGCGTGCATCGCGTGGCTGTGCGTGGCGTGTGCCAGCGCGCCGCCCGAGAGGGCAATGTCGGTGATCACCGCCGAGGGTCGGCTGGCGCCGCTGGACAGTGTGACGGTTTCGTACGATGTCGCAGGAATTCGTGTGATCCAGCGGCCCAATTACGCGAATGATGCTGTTGCCGTCAATATCTATCTGCTGGGCGGTACGAGACAACTCACAGAGGCTACGCAGGGTGTGGAGTCACTGTTGCTGCACGACGGTGAATACGGTACGCAGAAGTATCCGGGCAGCGACTGGCGTGCCGCATGGGGATTGACGGGAAGCAGGCTCGTGATCGATCCCGAAGCTGACTGGACAGTGTATGGCTTTCGCGGAATTCGCCAGGAATTTGACGCATCCTGGGATGCGTTCGCGGACCGTCTCATGCATCCGACACTTTCCTCGTCCAGTCTCAAGATTTCTCGTGCGCGGCTCGTAGCCGATAGTCGTCTCGAGAGTGACGAGCCGGATGTGTATATCGAGAAACTTGCTGACAGCGTCGCCTTCGCCGGCCAGCCATACGGCCTGAATCCGGATGGTACCGAGGCAACGCTCGCCGCGCTCGACTCCGCGACGATTGCAAAATACGAGGAACAGATCGTCAAGTCGCGATTGCTGCTGGTGGTTGTTGGAAACGTCACGCGCGCGCAAGTCGAAGCCGCAGTCTCGCGGACCCTGGCTGCACTGCCAGCGGGGAATTACACCTGGACGCTCCCGTCCGTGCCCAACGCTTCCAACTCGACCATCAATCTGCGGTCGCGGATCCTGCCGACGAATTATGTCGTGGGAATATTTCGCGGTCCCGACGCAGCATCGCCGTCATCGCCAGCATTTCGCGTCGCCGTGGCGCTTTTGTCGACCGGCATGACGGACGCGATTCGCGAGGAGCGCGGGCTCAGCTATGCGGCGAACGCCATATGGATCGAGCGCGGCGCTACCGCCGGTGCCATCTACGTATCGACTGCCGCGCCGACCACCGTACTGCCGTTGATATCGAAGCAGATGGATGATATCCGTCACATCCCTGGCCCTGTAAACCTCCACAATTTCACGGATCAGTTCATCGTCGAGTATTTCGCGGATAACATGACGAATGCCGGGCAGGCTGACTTTCTGGCACGTGCGCAGCTATATCAGGGCGACTATCGAAAGGCGAGTCAGGCCATGGAGGACTTGCGCCACGTGTCGTCCGATGACGTCCGTGACGTGGCGACAAGATATTTCAATCACATCCACTTCGTGTATCTTGGCGACACGACCCGCGTGGATCGCAAAGCGTTCGCCGGATTCTGA
- a CDS encoding pitrilysin family protein yields MRCSLVVVGTFAVAFSFSGIGVARCNAQRATLDRIMHSDTLDNGLQVIIVENHSIPIVTAEIVFRAGAMTQAEEDQGVPHLFEHMLFRSYRGGLGEPFSWDAAKERAAYNGATSDEDVLYFLVAPSANTDDALGTLARLVRDAHFENADFQRERFIVMNEAQRDASDPQFHLERETDMRLWGDGFPRKNAIGDEMSLMSVTIPQLTTIFKRYYVPNNAALIVSGDIGAREGMEMARSHFAGWKRQANPFASHPVAAMPALDSSRAVVISANVTTITLEVAWQGPSVSTDPRGTYAADVLSEIVNDDQSGFHTRLVDSGVFQEVALEYSTRAHTGPITFHGVTTAAKLPDALTALYTELDYMAEPSYFSPATIAAATKRREVASVLQLENAHGLALDLAETWSVAGTDYFRSYSDNMAAMTENDLHSYVERYLFHKPFVIAALVPPARAASTATILAEALGEGRQ; encoded by the coding sequence ATGCGGTGTAGTCTCGTGGTCGTCGGCACCTTCGCAGTCGCGTTCAGTTTTTCGGGTATCGGAGTTGCCAGATGCAACGCCCAGCGCGCGACCCTCGATCGGATCATGCACTCCGATACGCTCGACAATGGCTTGCAGGTGATCATCGTCGAGAATCACTCCATACCTATTGTCACGGCAGAGATAGTATTCCGGGCCGGCGCGATGACGCAGGCTGAAGAGGATCAAGGCGTCCCCCACTTGTTCGAGCACATGCTTTTCAGGAGCTATCGCGGAGGACTGGGCGAGCCGTTCAGTTGGGATGCGGCGAAGGAGCGTGCAGCGTACAACGGCGCGACATCCGATGAGGACGTGCTCTACTTTCTCGTCGCCCCCTCGGCGAATACCGACGACGCGCTTGGAACACTTGCGCGCCTGGTGCGCGACGCTCACTTCGAAAATGCAGACTTTCAGCGCGAACGCTTCATCGTAATGAACGAGGCACAACGAGACGCCTCCGACCCGCAGTTCCATCTCGAGCGCGAGACCGACATGCGACTCTGGGGCGACGGTTTCCCGCGCAAGAACGCGATCGGCGACGAAATGAGCCTGATGTCCGTTACCATTCCGCAGCTGACCACGATCTTCAAGCGATATTACGTCCCGAACAACGCGGCGCTGATCGTGTCAGGGGACATCGGTGCTCGCGAAGGCATGGAGATGGCACGGAGCCATTTCGCCGGCTGGAAGCGTCAGGCGAATCCGTTCGCTTCGCATCCGGTTGCCGCCATGCCGGCGCTTGACTCCAGTCGCGCTGTGGTCATATCGGCGAACGTCACCACTATTACGCTCGAAGTCGCCTGGCAGGGACCCAGCGTTTCGACCGACCCGCGAGGAACGTATGCGGCTGACGTTCTATCAGAAATCGTCAACGACGATCAGTCCGGTTTTCACACCCGGCTCGTGGATAGCGGAGTGTTTCAGGAAGTCGCGCTTGAATACAGCACCCGCGCGCACACTGGGCCAATCACCTTCCACGGCGTTACCACGGCGGCCAAGCTTCCCGATGCGCTGACGGCGCTCTACACCGAGCTCGACTACATGGCCGAGCCAAGCTACTTCTCTCCAGCGACAATTGCAGCCGCGACAAAACGCCGCGAGGTTGCCAGCGTGCTTCAGCTTGAAAATGCTCATGGCCTGGCACTCGATCTCGCCGAGACGTGGTCGGTCGCAGGCACCGACTATTTCCGAAGCTACAGTGACAACATGGCGGCGATGACGGAGAACGATCTGCACTCCTACGTAGAACGTTATCTCTTTCACAAGCCGTTCGTGATCGCTGCACTCGTACCGCCCGCCCGCGCTGCGTCCACCGCCACCATTCTCGCCGAGGCCCTCGGGGAAGGCAGACAATGA
- a CDS encoding NIPSNAP family protein codes for MTIACFIRYQIDPFQRDAFKTYAENWGRIIPRCGGHLIGYFLPHEGTNDIGWGLIAFDSLASYEKYKARLRTDQESRDNFLMAQSKRFILREERNFVEVVDGTFNVPSTLGGA; via the coding sequence GTGACAATTGCCTGCTTCATCCGCTACCAGATCGATCCGTTCCAGCGTGACGCGTTCAAGACATACGCCGAAAACTGGGGTCGGATCATCCCGAGATGCGGCGGCCACCTCATCGGATACTTTCTTCCACACGAAGGCACGAACGATATCGGGTGGGGCCTCATCGCATTCGACAGTCTCGCCTCGTACGAGAAGTACAAGGCGCGGCTCAGGACCGATCAGGAATCGCGCGACAATTTTCTCATGGCGCAGAGCAAGCGCTTCATCCTCCGTGAAGAGCGCAACTTCGTCGAAGTCGTCGACGGAACGTTCAACGTTCCGTCGACGCTTGGCGGCGCTTGA